Proteins from a single region of Phycisphaeraceae bacterium D3-23:
- a CDS encoding ATP-binding protein, which yields MPTPPPKYDFFSRIARIVNSGQSRAVMVAGEVHDLFFVGDKAAKLDESQDNGNAAQDALAGEYVPLMPYLCKQCDIPGVVLLVYELNGPIRCVDPDDRRRLRDAWIQWKTGLSPDHFTLKALTDPDAGKQKKQLEQAFDQRIGEATGRPTAALELLRQLTLCARHQRRYAPDSKDIRLMILIEAADMLLPTGGGSGVSQLGSADRHRVAILQDWLSDPAFIDGEDTLLMLTESRSAVHPRVAGLPQVLSVEVASPDCEERRHYIDWFCAHQESQGKGGPVLADSHRQDACATTLLRDKLADLTAGLSIHALRQLLIQSAYAGDPVTAPGVIEQVERYIVGQLGEDTVEFSKPEHTLDDVIGYARLKDFLRDEMIPRIRATGEEALPGAAIAGPIGAGKTFIFEALAGSLGLPVLVLKNIRSQYFGQTDVVFEKLRRVLEALGKVILFVDEADTQFGGVGANAHETERRLTGKIQAMMSDPKLRGKVIWLLMTARIERLSPDIRRPGRVGDLIIPVLDVEPGSEDHRAFAEWIIKGVKIDPTAEHVSAMMELTTGYSSAAFAALRSQLKAKRTLSGGTMSMADVEAAVHDQLPADIGTARRYQTLQALVNCTRRSLLPDPEIDEAQRQAWFDELAGLEGEGI from the coding sequence ATGCCTACCCCACCCCCCAAGTACGACTTCTTCAGCCGGATCGCGCGGATCGTGAACAGCGGGCAGTCGCGCGCGGTCATGGTTGCGGGGGAGGTGCACGACTTGTTTTTCGTCGGCGACAAGGCCGCGAAACTCGACGAGTCCCAAGACAACGGCAACGCAGCGCAGGACGCGCTCGCGGGGGAGTATGTCCCGCTCATGCCGTACCTGTGCAAGCAGTGCGACATCCCCGGTGTCGTCCTACTGGTGTATGAGCTCAACGGGCCGATCCGCTGTGTCGATCCGGACGACCGGCGTCGGCTGCGCGACGCGTGGATCCAGTGGAAGACCGGGCTCTCGCCCGACCACTTCACGCTCAAGGCCCTGACCGACCCGGACGCGGGCAAGCAGAAGAAGCAGCTCGAACAGGCCTTCGACCAGCGCATCGGCGAGGCGACGGGCCGGCCCACCGCCGCGCTCGAGCTCTTGCGACAACTCACGCTGTGCGCGCGTCATCAACGACGCTACGCGCCCGACAGCAAGGACATCCGGCTGATGATCCTCATCGAGGCGGCCGACATGCTGCTGCCTACCGGCGGGGGGTCGGGTGTCAGCCAGCTCGGCTCGGCCGACCGGCACCGCGTCGCGATCCTGCAGGACTGGCTCAGCGACCCGGCGTTTATTGATGGCGAAGACACGCTCCTGATGCTGACCGAGTCGCGCAGCGCGGTCCACCCCCGCGTCGCCGGGCTGCCGCAGGTGCTGTCGGTCGAGGTCGCGTCGCCGGACTGCGAAGAGCGTCGGCACTACATCGACTGGTTCTGCGCGCATCAGGAAAGCCAGGGCAAGGGTGGGCCGGTGCTGGCAGATTCACACAGGCAAGATGCCTGTGCCACCACCTTGTTGCGCGACAAGCTCGCCGACCTCACCGCCGGGCTCTCGATCCACGCGCTGCGCCAACTGCTCATCCAGTCGGCCTACGCCGGCGACCCCGTCACCGCGCCGGGCGTCATCGAACAGGTCGAACGCTACATCGTCGGCCAACTCGGCGAAGACACCGTCGAGTTCTCCAAGCCCGAGCACACGCTCGACGACGTCATCGGCTATGCCCGGCTCAAAGACTTCCTGCGCGACGAGATGATCCCCCGCATCCGCGCGACCGGCGAAGAGGCGCTCCCGGGGGCCGCGATCGCCGGGCCCATCGGCGCGGGCAAGACGTTTATCTTCGAGGCCCTCGCCGGCTCGCTCGGGCTCCCGGTGCTCGTGCTCAAAAACATCCGCAGCCAGTACTTCGGGCAGACCGATGTCGTGTTCGAGAAGCTCCGCCGGGTCTTGGAAGCCCTGGGCAAGGTGATCCTGTTCGTCGACGAGGCCGACACCCAGTTCGGCGGCGTCGGCGCGAACGCGCACGAGACGGAGCGTCGTCTAACGGGGAAAATCCAGGCGATGATGAGCGACCCCAAGCTCCGCGGCAAAGTCATCTGGCTGCTCATGACCGCGCGGATCGAACGCTTATCGCCCGACATCCGCCGGCCCGGGCGCGTCGGCGACCTCATCATCCCAGTACTCGATGTTGAGCCCGGCAGCGAGGACCACCGCGCGTTCGCCGAGTGGATCATCAAGGGCGTGAAGATCGATCCTACTGCCGAGCACGTCTCGGCGATGATGGAACTCACGACCGGCTACTCGTCCGCCGCCTTCGCCGCGCTGCGCTCACAACTCAAAGCCAAACGCACCCTGAGCGGCGGCACGATGTCGATGGCCGATGTCGAAGCCGCCGTCCACGACCAGCTCCCCGCCGACATCGGCACCGCCCGGAGGTACCAGACGCTGCAAGCACTCGTGAACTGCACAAGGCGGTCGCTCCTGCCCGACCCCGAGATCGACGAGGCCCAGCGGCAGGCGTGGTTTGATGAGTTGGCGGGGCTGGAGGGCGAGGGGATCTGA